The genomic window CTCTATCTGCGCCACCCCGACGCAGCCGTGCCCGGCCCGGCCAAGCTCGTGCCGTGACCGGGACACAGACGCGGCCGATGCGCTGGCAGGACCTGCCCGCGGTGCACCGCATCGAGGTGGACTCCTTCGAGCAGGACGCCTGGTCGTTGGGCAGCTTCTGGGGGGAGCTCGCGGCCCGGCCCCGGCGGGACTACGTGGTGCTCGACGACGAGTCGGTGCTGGGCTATGCCGGGCTGGACCTGGCCGGTGAGACCGCGGACGTGATGACCATCGCGGTCGACCCCCAGCTGCGCGGGCAGGGCCATGGCGTGATCCTGCTGGAGTGGCTGCTGCACCGCGCTGTGCTGGCGGGGGCGCGCCAGGTCATGCTTGAGGTCCGCGCCGACAACGAGGCGGCCATCGGGCTCTATGCGCGCTATGGGTTTGCCGAGGTGCACCGCCGGCGGGGCTACTACCAGCCCGGCGGCGTCGATGCGTTGATCATGCGGAAAGAGGTGGGTGGCGATGACTGATCCCCTGGTGCTGGGGGTGGAGAGCAGCTGTGACGAGACCGGGATCGGACTGGTGCGCGGTCACACCCTGCTGGCCAACGCGGTCGCCAGCAGCGTGGACCAGCACGCCAGGTTCGGCGGGGTCGTCCCCGAGGTGGCCAGCCGGGCCCACCTGGAGGCCATGGTGCCCACCATCGAGCGGGCCTGTGCGGAGGGCGGCGTGCGGCTCGAGGACGTGGACGCCGTCGCGGTGACGGCCGGCCCCGGGCTGGCCGGCGCGCTGTTGGTCGGTGTCGCCTCGGCCAAGGCCCTCGCGCTGGGCCTTGGAGTGCCGCTGTATGGCGTGAACCACCTGGGTGCGCACGTCGCCGTGGACGTCCTCGACCACGGCCCGCTGCCCGAGCCGATGATGGCGCTGCTGGTGTCGGGTGGGCACACCAACCTGTTGCACGTGCCTGACATCACCAGTGACATCCGCTCGCTGGGCCAGACGCTCGACGACGCGGCCGGCGAGGCCTTCGACAAGGTGGCCCGGGTGCTGGGCCTGCCCTATCCCGGCGGGCCGCACATCGACCGGGCCGCCCGTGCGGGTGACCCGCAGGCGATCCGCTTCCCGCGCGGGCTGACGTCGCGCAAGGACATGGAGCGGCACCGCTATGACTTCTCCTTCAGCGGGCTGAAGTCCTCGGTCGTGCGCTGGGTGCAGGCCCGCGAGCGGGCGGGGGAGCCGGTGCCGGTCGCGGACGTGGCCGCCTCCTTCCAGGAGGCCGTCGTCGACGTGCTGACCAGCAAGGCGGTGCTGGCGTGCACCGAGAACGGTGTGCTCGACCTGCAGCTAGGCGGTGGTGTGGCTGCCAACGGGCGGCTGCGCGAGCTGCTGGAGGAACGCTGCGCCGAGGCCGGCATCCGGTTGCGCGTCCCACGACGCGACCTGTGCACTGACAACGGCGCCATGGTTGCCGCTCTCGGGGCGGTGCTCATCGCTAAGGGCCACGAGCCCTCGCCGCTCACGATTCCGGCGGACAGCTCGCAGCCCGTCGCCCAGATCCGACCCCTGGCGCAGGTCGCGTCGTGACCCAGCCTGCGTGGGCACGGGCATGACGTGCCGGCCGCCCACCAGATCGCGGGGCTCACGGCGCCGCCACGGGCGGGTGCTGGCTGCAGTCGCCGGGGCGGCCCTGCTGCTGAGCGCGTGCAGCGGTTCGGGCCCCGAGGTCGCCGAGCAGGACACCACCGGGTCGGCCACGTCCGCACCCACCACCTCGAGCCCTACCGCGCCCTCCACCGCTGGCCCGGCAGGGCCGAGCACAGCCACTGAGGAGCCGACGGAGCCGCCCACGACGACAAGCCCGAGCGGTCTGACCGCCCCCACCGGCGACGAGGGCATCGGGCTGCCGTCCGCGGAGGAGCTGGAGGCCGCACGCGTCGACGTGGCCGCGCTGGACGACCGGCAGCTTGCGGGCCAGCTCATCGTGGCCGCCTACCAGGGGACCGACCCGACCGCAGCCGCCGCGCTGGTGCGCGACCAGCACCTCGGCGGTGTGATCACCCTCGGAGCCAACGTGCCCGAAAGCGTCGCAGACCGTGTCCCGCAGTTGTCCGCGCTCACCGCGGCGGTCCAGGGGGCGGTCATGCAGGACGGACGCGACTGGCCGGCCTTCCTGGGCATCGACCAGGAGGGTGGTCCGATCACCCGCGTCGGTGCTCCACTGGACCGGTGGCCCGCAGCCATGTCTCTGGGGGCCTCCCGCGACACGGATCTGGCTCGTGAGGTGGCAACCGCCTCGGGGGATCAGCTGCGTGCCCTGGGTTATACCGTCGTCTTCGCCCCGGACGCCGATGTCACGATCGGGCCGCAGGACCCCACCATCGGTGCGCGGTCGCCGGGGACCGACCCCCAGGTGGTGGCCGAGATCGCCGTCGCCCAGGCCAGCGGCTTCTCCGACGCGGGCATCCTGCCGGTCGTCAAGCACTTCCCGGGTCACGGGAGCATCACCGCCGACAGCCACCTCGGCGCCGCC from Ornithinimicrobium cryptoxanthini includes these protein-coding regions:
- the rimI gene encoding ribosomal protein S18-alanine N-acetyltransferase, with translation MTGTQTRPMRWQDLPAVHRIEVDSFEQDAWSLGSFWGELAARPRRDYVVLDDESVLGYAGLDLAGETADVMTIAVDPQLRGQGHGVILLEWLLHRAVLAGARQVMLEVRADNEAAIGLYARYGFAEVHRRRGYYQPGGVDALIMRKEVGGDD
- the tsaD gene encoding tRNA (adenosine(37)-N6)-threonylcarbamoyltransferase complex transferase subunit TsaD — encoded protein: MTDPLVLGVESSCDETGIGLVRGHTLLANAVASSVDQHARFGGVVPEVASRAHLEAMVPTIERACAEGGVRLEDVDAVAVTAGPGLAGALLVGVASAKALALGLGVPLYGVNHLGAHVAVDVLDHGPLPEPMMALLVSGGHTNLLHVPDITSDIRSLGQTLDDAAGEAFDKVARVLGLPYPGGPHIDRAARAGDPQAIRFPRGLTSRKDMERHRYDFSFSGLKSSVVRWVQARERAGEPVPVADVAASFQEAVVDVLTSKAVLACTENGVLDLQLGGGVAANGRLRELLEERCAEAGIRLRVPRRDLCTDNGAMVAALGAVLIAKGHEPSPLTIPADSSQPVAQIRPLAQVAS